The nucleotide sequence TAAACATTAACCACTCATCGTGAATTGAATTTAGCATACGTTTATCGTGAACACCAGTGACTGTAATATAACTTTCATTCTTTGGCAGGTTTGTTGTCCCAGCTGTCTCTTCACTGTAGACATGGGAGAGTATGTGCCTCTCCATATGCAGCCGTCCAACAGAGGAACAATTCCAGCTCTGCCAAGATTAAAGTTGACCTGGATGCAAGCACTGGTAAGAACCTGCTTAAGAAACACAGAATGACATATCCACGTCAACATTAATATGAaaatctcagtctctcttttttctcctttgtctTCTTACTTTCCAtctatctctacctctgtccttctctctacaGGTGTAGCAGTGATGTGGATGCAGAGTCCTCCGGTGAACAGTCTGAGTCTGGACTTCCTAACAGAGTTTGCCATCAGTTTGGAAAAGCTGGAAATGGACAGGAGCTGTAGAGGCCTTATCATTACTTCAgtcagtacagacacacattctatttctttatctctctctctcacacacaaacacgtacacacacacacaaatatcaaGGCAAAATATTATTTAtgagtgagtttaaccaattACATAGTGTACACATGCAATGTTTCAAAATGCTTgaaagggttgtgtgtgtctttcagacCCTTCCAAAGGTGTTCTCCGCCGGTCTGGACATCATGGATATGTATGGGAAGAGTCCAGAACACTGTGGAGAGTTCTGGAAAGCTGTGCAGGAAATGTGGTTAAAATTATATGGATCCAACATGGTCACCATAGCAGCCATTAACGTGAGTCAGAATCCCGATCTTACGAGATACAATCTTCAAAAAAGATAACATTTAAAATGTCGTATTGGTTTTACTGTTGTCTAATCTTACTTCAACACTTGGAACATGacatcatgggggggggggaaacatgtacacatacatttTTTTGGTGTATGATATAGTACATTGACTCAGTCCCTTCACTTACTATGTACAAACATACTATTCTAAAACATAAtggactgctaaatgactaaaatgtaaatcaatGATCCCAGCAAATTCAATACTAAACCTCTCAAGGAACATGCAGGTGTGACAATGGTAAGCataccctcccttctcctccttcgtctcttcctcttttctttccTGCCCTTTCTCGCTccatttttccctccctccattcttctttgcctccctccctcttctctccccccttcattttctctctctcctgcactcctgccctcccttctctccgttccttctcactttctctccttccttttctcacttatttcctcccttctctctgtccctcttacatttacatttagtaatttagcagacgctcttatccagagcgacttacagtaagtacagggacattccccccgaggcaagtagggtgaagtgccttgcccaaggacacaacgtcagttggcatgaccgggaatcgaactggcaaccttctgattactagcccgattccctcaccgctcagccacctgactcccctcttccctttctctcctcccttctctccctccctcctccctttctctccttccttctctccccatccctccctctgtctttagGGCTCCAGTCCTGCGGGTGGCTGTCTCATGTCCATGGCCTGTGACTACAGGATCATGGCTGATAACCCTCGTTATTCCATCGGGCTCAACGAGACCAAACTGGGCATCGTAGCTCCCTTCTGGTAAGAGCTAGCCTAAGCTAAACTTAGGCTTTCTTACATAAATATctatactccccccccccccccccctccccccattttGTCCTCTACAAATTCCATGTAACCTGATTACAGTTTGTGTTTGGGTTGTCTGCAAGTTCAGCGATATAACATGTAGTTGTTCCCAGTGACGTGTGGTTAGGCTCAGGACTTCATGTCGTGTGGGTTATGTCCATGCTGTGCTCACGTTTGCCACCCAGGTTCAAGGACACCATGGTGAACACAGTGGGCCACCGGACCACAGAGATAGCCCTGGAGCTGGGTCTGCTCTACACCTCTCCCGAGGCCCTGAAGATCGGCCTGGTCGACCAGCTGGTCCCTGAGGAGCAGGTCCTGACCACAGCCACAGAAACCATGACCAAGTGGTTGGCCATCCCAGGTCAGATTCACTGTGACACCTCTCTGCTCACACTGTACACTGCTCTCCCAAAGCACCACTTCTCGCGCATCATTACAAATACCATGGATTTGAAACGGTGTCGAGCTCCTATAAACCTGACCTCAGTCTTCATGTCCACTCAGACCATGTTTAAGACGTTATCTTTCAATCTCAAGCTTATTCGATGGAGGTTTGAAGGTATTCCCCAGTTCCTCATGcccccgtctcctctcctcccagatcACGCCAGACAGATCACCAAGTCTATGATGAGGAAACAGACCATCGACAAGCTGCTGGCCAACAGGGAGGCCGACACGCACAACTTCGTCAGCTTCATCACCAAGGACTCCATCCAGAGGTCTCTGCGCATGTACCTGGAGATGCTGAAGAAGAGAAAGgcctaagacacacacacacacacacacactgacacggtCACACGCAATCGATCcaatgctctctctttccccttattttttttgtttgggaCAGACGGTGAAGAAAGAATGCATTTGATCAGATGTGCCCTGTGCCTACTTGTATAGCCATAGTGTTCCTAACCTTCTGGTGCCCACTACAAAACTGTGAAAGTAAACCAGGGAGCATCTTGGTAGTCTTGGCGACTAGCCTCCTGTCCTCATACCCTTCCACCGCTGTTTAATCTGAGAGATTAACAAAGGAAACGAGCTGCTCACTGCTTCTGTCATGCGACCTTAGACTATTTagacgccccctctctctctctttctacaatCCATTAACAATGAGGGATATAAGTGCTCTTAATCAACCCAATGAGGATGATATTCTGGATTGCATATAACCAATGGCAAGTTTGTGACTTGGTTATGGCTTCCCATTTGGACATTGTTGTTCTTCCTCCCGT is from Osmerus mordax isolate fOsmMor3 chromosome 3, fOsmMor3.pri, whole genome shotgun sequence and encodes:
- the eci1 gene encoding enoyl-CoA delta isomerase 1, mitochondrial; its protein translation is MANALRNSFKYGCSGLLSQLSLHCRHGRVCASPYAAVQQRNNSSSAKIKVDLDASTGVAVMWMQSPPVNSLSLDFLTEFAISLEKLEMDRSCRGLIITSTLPKVFSAGLDIMDMYGKSPEHCGEFWKAVQEMWLKLYGSNMVTIAAINGSSPAGGCLMSMACDYRIMADNPRYSIGLNETKLGIVAPFWFKDTMVNTVGHRTTEIALELGLLYTSPEALKIGLVDQLVPEEQVLTTATETMTKWLAIPDHARQITKSMMRKQTIDKLLANREADTHNFVSFITKDSIQRSLRMYLEMLKKRKA